TATACGCAGCGTAGGTCGCACCGAGTAAGCCACAATGAGTTGGTTGGCCAGGGGAGCCGTGACAAGGGGTGAGAGACCAAAACCAATAATGGTCAAGCCTACTGCTAAGCCTTTTCTATCGGGAAACCATCGGGAAACAACAAAAATGGGAACTCCATAGGCAATGCCGATTCCAGTTCCAGCGATTACCCCGTAAGTGAAGACAAGGATCCCAATCTGGGTTGCAAAGCTAGAAAGAATGTAGCCTAAGCCTACAACCACACCTCCGATCGCCGTAGTGACGCGGGTACCAATACGGGGAATGTAAAAGCCTGTGATTGGCATCAGTGTAGCGTAGAAAACTAACACAACGGTATATGGCAACAGGCTTTCAGTCGCACTAATCCCCAGTTCATTTTCCAGAGGAGTTCTAAAAATACTCCAGGAATATACACTTCCTAGACACAGCAAAATAATCATGCCTAATGGAATTAGAAACCATCGGCCTTGATGTGCGGGGCATCCTAAGACCTTTAGCTTGTTCTCAGAGTGAATTGTTATACCCATAGCTTGCTTAAAGGATCAAAAAACTGAATCAACTGTGTAAGTGGGGTATGTGTAAGTGAGGTAACAAAATTACCCATGATAGCCCTACAGGTTCTCCGGAGTTTTCACATAACACCTAGAGGGTTAGCAAGACCATCAACAGCTTTGACCCCTAACATGAGATGACTAAAACCTGCTAACGTTTTCCATCAGACTGCGCCTCAAGCTTAGTACCCTTCCGGTTTTGGGCAGCGCTATGCTTTATCCGTACA
The Cyanobacteriota bacterium DNA segment above includes these coding regions:
- a CDS encoding MFS transporter; protein product: MGITIHSENKLKVLGCPAHQGRWFLIPLGMIILLCLGSVYSWSIFRTPLENELGISATESLLPYTVVLVFYATLMPITGFYIPRIGTRVTTAIGGVVVGLGYILSSFATQIGILVFTYGVIAGTGIGIAYGVPIFVVSRWFPDRKGLAVGLTIIGFGLSPLVTAPLANQLIVAYSVRPTLRI